Genomic window (Capricornis sumatraensis isolate serow.1 chromosome 16, serow.2, whole genome shotgun sequence):
tactttgctagcattcaGGTGTCAACTATGCTTTATTTATGTTCCACACAATTATCTTTTTGTAAAGTAAAGCATATATAAAAATGCCCTATGCCTATCAAGTTTTCTAAAACTCTAAACTCATGGATTTCATTGAGTTATTTTAGTAAATGAGGTGATATTTTATTAAAGTCTTGTTAATtataaattggagaaggcaatggcaccctactccagtgttgttgcctggaaaattccatggatggaggagcctggtaggctgcagttcatggggtcgctaagtcggacatgactgaacgacttcactttcacctttcactttcatgcattggagaaggaaatggcaacccattccagtattcttgcctggaggatcctagggacaggggaacctggtgggctgccatctatgggcgtcacacagagtcggacacaactgaagtgacttagcaacttagaaaattataaattaatatgaaAGGGATGgattatttaattaataatattaaggGAAAACAATAGCTTAGATTATTGCTGCAGGTCACACAAAAAATTAAtgctatgtaattttaaaatttgaacttTAATGATATATGATGTAGACACTGGGTATTTATTGTTCTTACCTCTACATGTAGCAAAGAATAAAGAACATAACTTATGATTTACAACATCTAGGTGAAAAACACAGTTAGTAGATATAAAGCAAATAATTTGAATCAGAATCCTTTCAACTAGGAaggtcagagggaatggaagagaCAGATGTAAACAAATGATGACAATGCATTGGAAACAGTTGGGGTTTTTAAATAgtttaccacattttttttttttttgcttttgcttgttttgtttcaaGCAACTGAATTGGACATGAAAAATCAAGGATAATcatttcagtatgcttgcctttaGAACTGCataaacagtatggaaaggcaaacggataggacactgaaagattaactccccaggttagaaggtgctcaatatgctactggagattggtggggaaataactccagaaagaatgaaaatatgtagccaaagcaaaacaacacccaattgtggatataactggtgatggaagtaaagtccaattctgtagaaagcaatattgcataggaacctggaattttaggtccatgatttaaggcaaattggaagtggtcaaacaggagatagcaagagtgaacatcaacattttaggaatcagtgaactaaaatggactggaatgagtaaatttaactcagatgaccattatatctactactgtgggcaaaaatcccctagaagaaatggagtaggcatcatactccacaagagtccaaaatgcagtatttggtgcaatctcaaaaaatgacagaatgatctctgtttgtttccaaggcaaataatTCAatatcacacagacacacatacacacacaccaaaaaaaaaaaaaaaaaagtctatgccccaaccagtcatgctgaagaagctgaagttgaatggctctatgaaggcttaaagttcaacattcagaaaactgagatcatggcatctggtcccattacttcatggaaatagatgggaaaatagtggatgactttatttttctgggctcaaaaatcactgaagatggtgactgcagctatgaaattaaaagatgcttactccctagaaggaaagctatgaccaacctagacagcatttttaaaagcagagacctttgtcaacaaaggtcagtctagtcaaggctatgtttcttcgagtgatcatgtatggatgtgagagttggactgtgaaaaagctaagcactgaagaatcaatgtttttgaactatggtgttggagaagactcttgagtcccttggattgcaaggtaatcaaaccaatccatcctaaaggagatcagtcctgggtgttcattggaaggattgatgctgaaactgaaactccaaatgctttggccacctgatgtgaataactgcctcatttgaaaagaccatgatgctgagaaagattgggggcaggagtagaatgcgatgacagaggatgatatggttggatggtgtcaccaactcaacgAACATAGCTTTGGGTGGACCCCaaaagttgttgatggacagggaggcctggcatgctgcagttcatggggacgcaaagagtcggacaccactgagtgactaaactgaactgataaagacctacaagaacttctagaactagcacccaaaaaagatgtccttttcattataggagactggaatgcaaaactaggaactcaacacaatggagtattactcagccattaaaaagaatacatttgaatcagttctaatgagatggatgaaactggagccgattatgcagaatgaagtaaaccagaaagaaaaacaccaatatagtatactaacacatatatatggaatttagaaagatggtaatgataaccctgtatgtgagacagcaaaagagacacagatgtaaagaacagacttttggactctgagggagagggagagggtgggatgatttgggagaatggcactgaaacatgtatactatcatgtaagaaaggaATCGCCaatctaggtttgatgcaggatataggatgtttgaggctggtgcacggggatgacccagagagatgatatggggtgagaggtgggaggggggttccggattgggaactcatgtacacccgtggtggattcatgtcaatatatggcaaaatcaatacaatattgtaaagtaaaataaagtaaaaataaaaattaaaaaaaaaagtaggaagtcaggagatacctggagtaacaggtgaATTTGGCCTCGGACTacagaatgaagctgggcaaaggctaatagagttttgccaagagaacacactggtcaaagcaaacaccctcttccaactacacaagagaagactctacacatggacatcaccagatggtcaataccaaaatcagattgattatatttttttgtagtggaagatggagaagctctatacagtcagcaaaagaaaaaaaaaaaaaaaagactgggagctgaatgaggctcagatcgtgaactccttattggcgaattcaaacttaaatagaagaaagtagggaaccaccagaccattcaggtatgacctaagtgaaatcccttacaattatacagtggaagtgacaaatagattcaagggattagatctgatagacagagtgcctgaagaactgtgggcagaggttcataacattttacaggaggcagtgaacaagacaatccacagaaaaacgcaatgcaaaaaagcaaaatggctgtctgaggaggccatacaaagagctgagaaaagaaaagaagagaggctaaaggcaaaggagaaatgaaagatacatggctttgaatgcagagttcccaaagaatagcaagaagagataagaaagacttcctcagtgataagtgcaaagatatagaggaaaagattagaatgggaaagactagagctctcttcaaaaaattagataccaagggaatgtttcatgcaaagatgggctcaataaaggacagaagtggtatggacctgacagaagcagaagatactaagaagaggaggcaagaatacactgaagcactatacaaaaaaaaaaaaaaaaaaaagcttttcataatcacaatggcatgatcactcacctagagccagacatcctggaaagcaaagtcaagtggtccttagaaagtatcactaagAACAGAGataatgaaggtgatggaatcccagttgatctatttcaaatcctaaaagatgatgctgttagagtGCTGCAAtcagtatgccagaaaatttggaaaagtcagcagtggccacaggacaggaaaaggccagttttcattccagtcccaaggaaCACGTGCACAACCATGgcatattcatgttgatgtatggcaaaaccaataaactattgtaaagtaaaataaagttaaataaataaataaatgattaaaaaagaaaggcaatgtcaaagaatgctcaaactaccgcacaattgtactcatctcacacgctagtaaagtaatgatcaaaattgtCCTAGCAAGGTTTCAAATgtttgtgaactgtgaacttccagatgttcaaactggatttaggaaaagcagaggaaccagagatcaaactgccaacatccatcggatcatggaaaaagcaagagagttacagaaataCGTGTACTTCTGTTTCgctgactatgccaatgcctatgactgtgtggatcaatgCAAACTGGAAACTcttattaaagaaatggaaataccagaccacctgaactgtgtcctgagaaatctgtatggtgGGAAATATTGACATGATTTCTTTAATCTGGTTGGATCCTCACCTTCACACAGcaatgtacatttttttctcagtgaGCTGGCTTTGGAGACTTTTGTTACTGCTCATCAATAGCCCCAAAGTTCCTGGAGATCCTCCTGACCAAGAAAAGGTCCATATCTCTCTATGTATGCATGCACAGCTGGGCTTTTCCTTGAACTTCTTGATTTTGGAGACGTTCCTTCTTGCAGTAATGACTTATGACCTctatgtggccatctgcagtCCTCTTCTCTACATGGTGATCATGTCCCAAAAGGTGTGCATGCAACTGGTAGCAGGCCCTTACCTTATACAGcttttctgttgctttcctccaCACAGTTGCTACTTTTCAATTGATCTACTGTGGCACCAGTGTTATTAATCACTTCTATTGTGATGATGTCCCTTTGCTGGCTCTTGCCTGCTCAGACACCAGCCTCAAAGAGATCTTGATTTTTACCTTAGCTGGATTCAACATGATCAGCTCTTTGACCATGGTCCTTATTTATTACCTATACATTGTGGCTGCAATCCTGAGAATCCAATCTGCAGAAGGGAGGCACAAAGCATTCTCATCCTGTGGTTCTCATCTGAATGTTGTCACTATATTCTACAGGACTCTGATCTTCATGTATTTGCAGCCCAAATCAATCCATTCCCTTGACACAAAGAAAATGGCCTCTGTCTTCTATGCAATAGTCATTCCTATGTTGAATCCCATGATCTACACCCTGAGGACCCAAGAGGTAAAAAATGACTTGAGGAAAGACTTTGAAAAATGTTATTTCCTGTCTCtattaaacattaaaatgtaGCTTGTAACACTGACTGTCTTGAAACTGTGCCTCATGCAGATATGCTGTTTTTATTATCTTTGatagattaattttattttcatcacttttATGTGAGCAAAATGACTTTGCACATATGttctattttttataaaatttataaataaagtgaaaggttttaaaaaagaaagataaaaaaggTTTTTAACAGTCACAATAGGGTGTATTAAATATGGTAAAAGTATACATCATATTTGAGCAGGGGCACCTCAGATTGAGtgaaaagcaagaaggaaaaatatcttcTTAAAATTGATATTGTAATTAAGTTCACACGATAAGAAGTGGATGAGGTTATGTTAATTGTTTTTGTCCaacttgaaagaaaatatattttaaagtgtttgtgCTTCACAAGAAGGggataataaaacaaaacataaagtttctaaaaaattaaataaaaattataatgtatattaaaaaaattgctACTATTTGCATATGTGACACTTGATGGTTTTGACCTGGATAGTTTCTATTTAACTGATAATAGGATTTAGCCACTGCTTtcaaaaatgtttctattttatacattgtggaGACAGAAAAAGGGGAGTGATTAAGTTTCTTGTCAATCCCCACATCATTCCATGCAGTAGCCATTCCTCAACTGTACCCTGTCTGCTAAAAATCATTCCTCTCTGCTTGTGACCCCCACTAGATTCACTGTTTGTTACTCTCTGTAATTCCATTGTTCTCATGTTGTTCAAATTGATATCATTTTTCACCATGCAGATCTGGGAATCAGGGTCAATTTTTTGAAAGTCATACAATAGTTTCTGAAGAGATTTAATCATTCTCAGGTAAAAATCATCCTAGTTAGTGATAAGATGCAGAGGTGAAGTGCCAAAGATATGTTTATTGAAAGTATTATAAGAGCAAATATAGCATTATAGCTAAATGAACTCCCAAGATGCAGTGACTTAATAAAGTAATTTATTCCTTTCTCAGGTAGCAGTATAAGTTAAGAGGTTTAGGAAAGGTAATTAGACCTTCAATATGGGGTTTCCATCTTTGTCTAAAAAGTGATCATTTCAGTGGCAACATTTTCAagtgggaaggaaaagaaaaagtccgTATCTAATGGCTTTAACATAGAGAACGTGATATTTAGGTTTCAGGCACCACTTTCTACTGATGGCTCATTGCCAAGACTTGACAACTTTATATATCCCACTGACAAGGGGCAATGGGAACGGTGGTTAACAGCTGGATGGCAAAtgttttacttataaaataaaatataaaatagtggaTACTGAGGAATATGTCTGCCATAAGGATCACAGAAAATTTGATCTTAAAGGTTCAAGTTATAATGATCTCTCTCAATATGATTATTTCTTGAGCAGCCTATTGTTTCATACTTGAAACCAGCTTGTTAAAAGCAAACTTGggtgatttggaaaaaaaaaaaaaccctttgttAATGTAGTTTCCAATACTAATCAAATGGTACTCTTTCTTCCTGCTCAGAACCTCAAGTTATGAAAAAGAACTCTCCTCCCACCAGCTGCCTTTCCTCAGAACCAATCTGAGGGAATGTGGCTTGTGGGCAATTAGTAAATTAGACTGAATAACAATACTTTCTGTGCTTAAATGAATCCATCTTTCCAGTGATATTATCACAAGTAAATGTTACTTCTCAGAGTCTTTCTACACATGTTCAGTTGTGCACCCCTTTTAATTGGATTAGCCCTTAAATAAGAATAAACTCATTCATGAGAAATTACTTCTGCTTCTGACTTGTTTTATGCTTATATTATTAGCAAGAGtcaacaaagacaaaaaatgtATTCCACTTATATTAAGAATGAAGGTTAGATTAAGTGGACACCAATCAACACAAGTTGAATAGTTAACTTGTAATCAGATCCCAATGGATACCAGTTTGAGCTGTGCTGATCACATTTTAACACATGTCGAGTGCAATGGCATTTGGTTTTGCAGATTCTTATCTAGCTGATCCATTCTAGTTATTAAAGCTTAACTTAAGCAGCTAAACACATACCTAAGAATGTAATGTTACTGACAAGAATTTGAAATCAAACAATAGCTCCATCACAGCAATCAAATGCTACAGGACGTTCTTATGATCAAAAGTTagattttaaatgacaaaaatccTTATTGCTTAATCTTTTTAAACTATGAGAAGTATATGATAggcttatttgaaatttttaacctattaaaattaataaagagaaaaacaactagcCAAATCCAAATCAAAGAGTAGAATTAAGGTGAGTCAACAGATTGCTTGAAACACAAATAGTGTTAATTATAGAGCAATATATACTGAGAATTAACTATATGATTGATTCATGACACTAGTTGAAGATTctgaatacatttttgttttcaaaagccCATGCATATATGAATGTTATTGAAAGCTTTTTTGGTAAATGAGGATCCACCAACTTTTATATTCATGACAAAGTGATGAAGTCTTAATTTTTTCTCGTGAAATTATATGTTACTTATAAAACAAGTGAAGAGCAATTGTATATACAAAATATCTTAAGAAATCATATTCAACTCTTACAAAGATAACTCCAAATTAACATGTGCTTATCCAAATGTATTTATGAGTTATCCGATGACTACACTTAGCACAATTTTACATACACTGGGGCTAATAGTAATAGGTCAAGGTTAATATGTTTGCATATGTAGATAAAGGAGGCTTAGTCCTGAGAATCCATTCATGGGGTAAACCATCACTGTGTTAGACTGGACCTCTGAGTACATTTAAGTGTTGCCTGTATGCAGTCTATTTTAAACAGAATTATTTATATACCTGGACATTTATAACAGGAAGCGGCATACACAGAATTATGTACTGCAGGTTTACTGCCTCAAGTTTGCCTTGATAATTACTTTGTTGACTGCCTCTTTCACGTCTTTGTTCCTCAAACTGTAGATCATGGGATTCAGCATGGGAATCACTGTGGTGTAAAACACAGCCACCATCTTCCCCTGCTCCACAGACTCTTCAGTGGGTCTCCTGAGATACATGAAGATGAGAGTCCCATAAAACATGGTAACAGCTGTCAGGTGGGACCCACACGTGGAGAATGCCTTCCTCCTGCCATCAGCAGAGTGCATGCACAGCATGGCCGCTACGATGAGAGTATAGGAAATAAGAACCACAGAGAGGGAATAAGTGAAATTAATCCCAGCAATAACAATCATGGTGTATTCTTTAATGTGGACCCCTCCACAGGCAATCTTGATAAGGGGAGGATCAGCACAATAGAAGTGGTTGATTTTAAAGTTTCCACAGAAGTACAGGCCATATGTCCACAGTGTGCAGATAAGGCTAACAGAGAATCCATAGATGTATGGCACAGAGATGAGACGAACACAGACAGTCCTGGACATTTTACTGCCATAATGGAGAGGGTTGCAGATGGCCATGTAGTGATCAAAGGCCATCAGAGCCAAGATATATACTTCCACATGGACAAGGGCTATGAAGAAGTAACACTGCACCAAACACCCCACATAGGAAATGGTTTTGGTCTCTGATAGTAAGTTTTCCAGCATCTTCGGAGTGATATTGGAAGAGAACCAGACATCCACAAAAGACAAATGACTCAAGAAAAAGTACATGGGGCTCTGAAGCTGGGGGCTGATGCTGATCAAAATAATCATACCAATGTTCCCTATCAAAGTTATCATGTAAACTACTAGAAACACCACAAAAAAGAGAACTTGAAGCTCCTGATGACTGGTCAATCCCAGAAGAATAAATTCTGTCACATCTGTGAAATTTGGCATTGTCTTCACTTAGACCCAGTCTGCATTGCCTATggacaaattaaataaatgaatggatttattttattctttaaaattttgagtCATGTTTATCAGTATTCTAgttcaaataatataaaaatcaatgtAGACTTTGCACAGTCTAACATGAGACtatataataacatttattttctttaataggcCTTATAGGTAATTATTGCaatattaattaatttcttaACTCTAAAACAGACGATTACATTCATGTACTACTAGTATCAGACACTTGTTTTGCTAAATTATTACAATGATGTTAACATCATAGAGTGCTAATAGAAGTAAAGGTAGACTGAGAGTCATCAGAGAATGACCAAATCCATTTCAACATATTGTCTTATAGGAAAAGACTTGAGACTTATAAATATTCAACCAATGTCAGACAATCACTTTGTGCTGAATAGGGAAGTAATGAGGGAATCATTGAAATTCCACTGAATACTACTTTTGTGTATAATGGTTGCCTCTCATTGTCAATACTAATAAAAATACACGTAATATTAACTTACTGATTTCCCTATGACTTAGAagatatcctttttaaaaaatgtatttgtttatttatttttggctgagcttgGGCTCCTCTTGgttggggtgtgtgggcttctcactgcagtggcttctcttgttgtggagcactgaCTCTAGGTGAGCAGGCTTAAATAGCTGTGGTTCACAggttctagagtgcaggctcagtggttgtggctctcaggcttagttgctccatggcatatggaatcttcctttAACTAGGGATCTAacttgtgtcccctacattgtTAGGcatattcttatccactgagccaccagggaagtccagaagatATCTTCTTATCTACACAATTTTACAGGATGATTGTCTTAAACCTTGGTCTAAATCTAGTCATTGACATACTTTTCTACACTATGCCAGCATATGATATAAAAAGCTTTCAACTTATGAAAATCCTagtcatgttttattttatttagctatATATTACACTTGCTTGATTTCTGCTCCTTGCAGGATGAGGTAAGAGGTATTTAATGAAATAGACTGTATCAATTTAACAGCTATCTCAGAAAAGTAAACTGCAAGTGGTTCAATCACCATATCAAaattatatcaatatataaattgtatttacatataaaattcaggtgccatgtttttaaaattgctcTCTTATTTCAGATTCTACTGCTTTTCAGCAACAATCCATTATATGTCCAATTAATTTTCAAATTCAATGTCATTACAAGGAAAATGTCCACAAggaatcttttctccatttaatACACTTCCCCACATAAGTCTTCTGAGAAGTAAACTGCTCTGAGTACTTAGGGATGCATCTGTAGGATTAACATCATCTCAGGAATTTAAGATCCTCATAATAATATTGCCTGAAGAGAATACTGTGACATTAAATGGGCTGTAGTTTTAATTGCTTATAATAATTCATTTACAGACATCAAAACCAAttttatgtcaaatatatttGCTATGTTATACTTATttattacattatatttatttatttatttattttaattttaaaatatttaattcttatatgtgttcccaaacatgaacccccttcccacctccctccccataacatctctgtgggtcatccccatgcaccagccccaagcatgctgtatcctgcgtcagacatagactggcgattcaaatcttacatgatagtatacatgttagaatgccattctcccaaatcatcccgccctctccctctccctctgagtccaaaagtccgttatacacatctgtgtcttttttcctgtcttgcatacagggtcgtcattgccatctttctaaattccatatatatgtgttagtatactgtattggtgtttttctttctggcttacttcagtctgtataatcagctccagtttcatccatctcatcagaactgattcaaatgaattatttttaacggctgagtaatactccattgtgtatatgtaccacagctttcttatccattcatctgctgatggacatctaggttgtttccatgtcctggctattataaacagtactgcgatgaacattggggtacatgtgtctctttcaattctggtttcctcggtgtgtatgcccagcagtgggattgctgggtcataaggtagttctatttgcaattttttaaggaatctctacactgttctccatagtggctgtactagtttgcattcccaccaacagtgtaggagggttcccttttctccacaccctttccagcatttattgcttgcagatttttgaattgaagccattctgactggtgtgaagtggtacctcattgtggttttgatttgcatttctctgataatgactgatgttgagcatcttttcatgtgtttgttagccatccgtatgtcttatttggagaaatgtttatttagttctttggcccattttttgattgggtcgtttatttttctggaattgagctgcataagttgcttgtatatttttgagattagttgtttgtcagttgcttcatttgttattattttctcccattcagaaggctgtcttttcaccttgcttatattttcctttgttgtgcagaagcttttaattttaagtagatcccatttgtttatttttgcttttatttccaggattctgggaggtggatcatagaggatcctgctgtgatttatgtctgagagtgtttttcctatgttctcctctaggagttttatagtttctggtcttacatttagatctttaatccattttgagtttatttttgtgtgtggtgttagaaagtgatctagtttcattcttttacaagtggttgacctccagaaaattactagagctcatcaatgaatatagtaaagttgcaggatataaaatcaacacacagaaatcccttgcatttctatacactaataatgagaaagtagaaaaataaattaaggaaacaattccattcaccattgcaacaaaaagaataaaatacttaggaatatatctacctaaagaaactaaagacctatatatagaaaattataaaacactgatgaaagaaatcaaagaagacactaatagatggagaaatataccatgttcatagattgaaagaatcaatatagtgaaaatgagtatactacccgaagcaatttacaaattcaatgcaatccctatcaagctaccagccatatttttcacatagctagaacaaataatttcaagatttgtatggaaatacaaaaaacctcgaattgccaaagcaatcttgagaaataagaatggaactggaggaatcaacttgcctcacttcaggctctactacaaagccacagtcatcaaaacagtatggtgctggcacaaagacagacatatagatcaatggaacaaaatagaaagcccagagataaatctacacacatatggacaccttatctt
Coding sequences:
- the OR5M9 gene encoding olfactory receptor 5M9, translated to MPNFTDVTEFILLGLTSHQELQVLFFVVFLVVYMITLIGNIGMIILISISPQLQSPMYFFLSHLSFVDVWFSSNITPKMLENLLSETKTISYVGCLVQCYFFIALVHVEVYILALMAFDHYMAICNPLHYGSKMSRTVCVRLISVPYIYGFSVSLICTLWTYGLYFCGNFKINHFYCADPPLIKIACGGVHIKEYTMIVIAGINFTYSLSVVLISYTLIVAAMLCMHSADGRRKAFSTCGSHLTAVTMFYGTLIFMYLRRPTEESVEQGKMVAVFYTTVIPMLNPMIYSLRNKDVKEAVNKVIIKANLRQ